From one Brevibacterium sp. 'Marine' genomic stretch:
- the galU gene encoding UTP--glucose-1-phosphate uridylyltransferase GalU, which yields MSDEAQRTVRKAVIPVAGLGTRFLPATKATPKEMLPVVDKPAIQYVIEEAVDAGLQDVLMITGRNKRPLEDHFDRVDGLEAALAQKGDDKKLAAVRHPSELADIHYVRQGDPKGLGHAVLKGRQHVGNEPFAVLLGDDLIDERSPILPKMIEVAEKTGGSVVALMEVPPEAIHLYGCAAVETTADDEVVKVTGLVEKPATEDAPSNFAVIGRYVLAPEIFDVLETTKPGRGNEIQLTDALQELAGDDEGHGVYGVVFKGARYDTGDKLDYLKAVVQIACDREDLGDDLKAWLRDFVPTLD from the coding sequence ATGAGTGATGAAGCGCAGCGCACCGTTCGCAAGGCCGTGATCCCCGTCGCCGGTCTCGGAACTCGGTTCCTCCCCGCAACGAAGGCCACCCCCAAAGAGATGCTCCCCGTCGTCGACAAGCCGGCGATCCAGTACGTCATCGAGGAAGCCGTCGATGCCGGTCTGCAGGACGTCCTCATGATCACCGGCCGGAACAAGCGTCCGCTGGAGGATCATTTCGACCGGGTCGACGGGCTTGAGGCAGCACTCGCTCAGAAGGGCGATGACAAGAAGCTCGCCGCCGTGCGCCATCCCTCTGAACTCGCGGATATCCACTATGTGCGCCAGGGCGATCCCAAAGGACTCGGGCACGCCGTGCTCAAGGGACGCCAGCACGTGGGCAACGAACCGTTCGCGGTGCTCCTCGGTGATGACCTCATCGACGAGCGCAGCCCGATCCTGCCGAAGATGATCGAGGTCGCGGAGAAGACCGGCGGCAGCGTCGTCGCGCTCATGGAGGTCCCGCCCGAAGCGATCCACCTCTACGGCTGCGCGGCCGTCGAGACGACAGCTGATGACGAGGTCGTCAAGGTCACCGGCCTCGTCGAGAAGCCCGCCACCGAGGATGCTCCCTCGAACTTCGCCGTCATCGGCCGCTATGTGCTGGCTCCGGAGATCTTCGACGTCCTCGAGACCACGAAGCCGGGACGCGGCAACGAAATACAGCTCACCGACGCCCTGCAGGAACTCGCCGGAGACGACGAGGGTCACGGCGTCTACGGAGTCGTGTTCAAGGGCGCTCGCTATGACACCGGCGACAAGCTCGATTACCTCAAGGCGGTTGTGCAGATCGCGTGCGACCGGGAGGACCTCGGCGACGACCTCAAGGCGTGGCTGCGCGACTTCGTGCCGACGCTGGACTGA
- a CDS encoding 5-formyltetrahydrofolate cyclo-ligase: MDPETSKAQLRSRIRAARARRPFAEATPAASSSTTMASPQVTPTEAAPNSTPHPGSVAAPDTVAPAGSVADAAWNLIRNAPVRSLLAYAALPGEPDLDPALDRFLAAGGTVYLPVVTRVGEPLMFGRVTGSMTSLRPQGRWGIREPAQDGTLLTAAQLLSPAVGLDLIFVPALGFGADGARLGNGGGFYDRTFGPHGEEPLGSGPDSSGAPDSEPRIVGVCFAEELDLTGLVAEDWDLRIPAAVTEEGTHIFRA; the protein is encoded by the coding sequence GTGGACCCAGAAACTTCGAAGGCGCAGCTGCGGTCCCGCATCCGCGCCGCTCGCGCCAGACGACCCTTCGCCGAGGCGACTCCCGCCGCATCGTCGTCAACGACGATGGCGTCGCCGCAGGTCACTCCCACCGAGGCGGCCCCGAACTCGACCCCGCACCCGGGGTCCGTGGCGGCCCCGGACACCGTGGCACCTGCAGGCTCCGTGGCCGACGCCGCGTGGAACCTCATTCGGAATGCACCGGTTCGCTCGCTTCTTGCCTATGCGGCGCTGCCCGGAGAGCCGGACCTCGACCCGGCGCTCGATCGGTTCCTCGCCGCGGGCGGCACCGTCTACCTGCCGGTCGTCACGAGAGTGGGCGAGCCTTTGATGTTCGGCCGGGTCACTGGTTCGATGACCAGCCTGAGACCGCAGGGCAGATGGGGAATCCGCGAGCCGGCCCAGGACGGCACGCTGCTGACCGCCGCTCAGCTGCTCTCCCCCGCGGTCGGCCTCGACCTCATCTTCGTCCCCGCCCTGGGCTTCGGTGCCGACGGCGCCCGCCTGGGCAATGGGGGCGGCTTCTATGACAGGACCTTCGGCCCACACGGGGAGGAGCCTCTCGGTTCGGGCCCCGACAGTTCGGGAGCTCCCGATTCGGAGCCCCGCATCGTCGGGGTGTGCTTCGCCGAGGAGCTCGATCTGACGGGCCTCGTCGCCGAGGACTGGGACCTGCGCATCCCTGCGGCCGTCACCGAGGAGGGAACACATATCTTCAGGGCCTGA
- a CDS encoding SAF domain-containing protein, protein MWTLTPNSGGTAIVVAKSDLAPGTELKADDLTLTQFPSDVVPDKAFRSVDEVKGRATSAGLSKGSPLTSSTVLDQQALPKGSRDLLMPIRLADDASAALLQPGQKIRVFSSLPDGGSEIVVEEVTIARLVDKPEGIAAESGQLVSVILSAEDARRVAEFAGLPISFAILPR, encoded by the coding sequence GTGTGGACACTCACGCCGAACAGCGGGGGAACAGCGATCGTCGTCGCGAAGTCGGACCTGGCACCGGGAACCGAACTCAAGGCTGACGACCTCACCCTCACTCAGTTCCCGTCCGACGTGGTCCCCGACAAGGCATTCAGGTCTGTTGATGAGGTGAAGGGGCGGGCCACCTCGGCGGGATTGTCGAAGGGATCACCGCTGACTTCGTCGACCGTGCTCGACCAGCAGGCGCTGCCGAAGGGCAGCCGTGACCTTCTCATGCCGATTCGATTGGCCGATGACGCCTCGGCCGCACTGCTCCAACCCGGGCAGAAGATCCGCGTCTTCTCGTCCCTTCCCGACGGCGGATCGGAAATCGTCGTCGAAGAGGTGACGATCGCCCGCCTCGTCGACAAACCCGAAGGAATTGCCGCAGAGTCAGGCCAGCTTGTTTCCGTCATCCTCTCCGCAGAGGATGCCAGGCGTGTCGCCGAGTTCGCCGGGCTTCCGATCAGCTTCGCGATCCTCCCCCGCTGA
- the mscL gene encoding large conductance mechanosensitive channel protein MscL, with translation MLKGFRDFILQGNVVELATAVIIGGAFTAIVTAFSDKIINPLIAAVGGAEGPALAFRIKENVPETTIDLGAVITAAINFLIVAAIVYFIIIVPMNKLNELRKRGAPEEEVPPTTEDLLGDIREILRNQTASAAGPAEGPATDGPVDPNQPPRH, from the coding sequence ATGCTTAAGGGATTCCGGGACTTCATTCTCCAGGGGAATGTCGTCGAACTCGCAACCGCGGTCATCATCGGCGGCGCATTCACCGCCATCGTCACCGCCTTCTCCGACAAGATCATCAACCCGCTCATCGCCGCCGTCGGCGGCGCCGAGGGACCAGCTTTGGCGTTCCGGATCAAGGAGAACGTCCCCGAGACCACCATCGATCTCGGTGCGGTCATCACTGCGGCCATCAACTTCCTCATCGTTGCCGCCATCGTCTACTTCATCATCATCGTGCCGATGAACAAGCTCAACGAGCTGCGTAAGCGTGGAGCTCCCGAGGAAGAAGTTCCTCCGACCACCGAGGACCTGCTCGGCGACATCCGCGAGATCCTGCGCAACCAGACCGCTTCCGCTGCCGGACCTGCCGAGGGTCCTGCTACCGACGGCCCGGTCGATCCGAACCAGCCTCCGCGGCACTGA
- a CDS encoding DUF4011 domain-containing protein, whose product MSDSVRNEQFPELGDVFAEWKKQAAHLGGRDTMLHFRDSRDGSIDLSGAHPSGLAQLLAGRATRLSSLIRDHDILTDARRRAKSIRSKAEQLDNERGIRTAHLAIGFASWTEKDAKYKFNAPVVMRHITLVPRGSRVEDYEIVLDNEITINPALVQHLGEEYDLEVPVDEWVDATGGPHGFDPGPALDRLRDLGQSVPGLRINHRLIISTFANIASPFSTDYLPTQHPVLRALAGDEDVRASLGGPSYVPQPGVLPDEKIAAAEEAEAEKKRAEAKRVAGAVDETEADGASDAPGNQPKSAPAAKSTDTAKAEADDSIAEASPDSAEESAVEPTTDGAEKATGDEKAGEKTSADADAGADAAGGTDDDEAYGQPTVPITDEPLDAAKPRTGTETASSEAAGAEAAGGKTAGDKTAGDTSADGEEPSTTDAEEPSTTGAEAAPAVESEKSAPAIDAAAGTTPDAAATTPGAAAKADSGSEKADSGSEKSESDSAADGEATTASATGADGEDVVPAALQEPITPLPDRKPQEEFLVIDVDGDQQAVVDAAVSGHSVVVDTPPGTGATQVAVAVATTLAHTGKSVLFLAQTSDALDDFSARLGEVGLSDFAVDTRAGSEDIRKQLIGLIASAEKSERPDLSRLLTELNEQRATLADHVSSLHRRRKPWDVSVYETMQHLAELTSGDNSPQTPVRFDDDILGASDDRRNILRGKLGELARLGAFTLDVEDTVWFGADLKSVEEAEAARTVAERIGRMIPDLIAATEPVLQKAKLNPRRNIDDWSRAIRVLLRVRKTLDNFAPDIYDHRLDDLIAATGTPEYRVEVGVEMGMMQRRRLKKSAAEFLRPGAEVADLHEALIDVRAQRVILSDLAGHDGRPQIPRGVLEADEILQSVEADMAKLAPILETTPDGGDLGSMLIEELQARAEAMGSDSENLAELPERSRLQRELDGEGLGDLMADLRRRKVDEALVGPEFDLAYWASVLQTMAGEDPAIGRHDGAALHQVAEGFRENDRAFVAAGASRLRYNHAQAWKRGIDSDPIAAGVIKQELLSKHTSVNRISTQAPELLTTLAPVWMGSPYTVPELFSALPLFDAVVIADAGRLSVADVVPGITRARQVISLGDSRLLGPRPFSVAVDRFGMDDGKHPRSVQDRLGEFLPRMRLSNSYRLSPVGLIDLANRHFYDSTISTLPTAHTGEGSGLEFSYVADGRGPTDIGTGRVESPDAEVKRVVDLVLKHARNRSRESLAVVALTPHHAQRVATAISRAMKDLPYVAAFFNDSTKEPFVVTDAERVQGMSRDAVIFTLGFGRTVHGRVIHDFGPLSGPDGRRILAATMTRARKRLTLVSSIEAEDFDRSKLNGGAVMLPRLLEEIATGGVHQPGPHGEIYDPLMGDIADRLLQLGVVAHEHYNGIDLAVANSTEDEHGMIIAVAGDGPEYASMRSLRQRDRVLPEQLTRRGWKFMRVWSTDAFVDPQTETEKIFEAWRATVETMSPQAVLNAARAASVVVGRTGSRPKLVPGLPMHKYSAEGLDQMIDWIQSDAVVRGDGEIKDLLRTALAQKGNSSRGDSQLQAAVDRYRERHAQAKKVTGAEVFIPRSNSAGPVEDDILPTFDTGKIRADELRSAGLVQTASNDQVPEAADDSASTESVGAGADGTDDNGAGSAETERGGAASAKSGPKNDDA is encoded by the coding sequence GTGTCGGATTCCGTTAGAAACGAACAGTTCCCAGAACTCGGAGATGTCTTCGCCGAGTGGAAGAAGCAGGCCGCCCATCTGGGCGGTCGCGACACCATGCTTCATTTCCGGGACTCCCGTGACGGCAGCATCGACCTCTCCGGCGCCCACCCCTCCGGCCTGGCACAGCTGCTGGCCGGACGCGCCACCCGGCTCTCCAGCCTCATCCGCGACCACGACATCCTCACCGATGCGCGCCGTCGCGCGAAGTCCATCCGCTCGAAGGCGGAGCAGCTCGACAACGAACGCGGCATCCGCACCGCACACCTGGCGATCGGATTCGCCTCGTGGACGGAGAAGGACGCGAAGTACAAGTTCAACGCACCGGTCGTCATGCGCCACATCACGCTGGTGCCCCGCGGATCCCGCGTCGAAGACTACGAGATCGTGCTCGACAACGAGATCACGATCAACCCGGCGCTCGTCCAGCACCTCGGAGAGGAATACGACCTCGAGGTGCCCGTCGACGAATGGGTCGACGCGACCGGTGGCCCGCACGGCTTCGACCCGGGACCGGCCCTCGACCGCCTGCGTGATCTGGGGCAGAGCGTGCCCGGTCTGCGGATCAACCACCGCCTGATCATCTCGACGTTCGCGAACATCGCGAGCCCGTTCTCCACCGACTACCTGCCCACCCAGCACCCCGTGCTGCGGGCGCTGGCCGGCGACGAAGACGTGCGTGCCTCTCTCGGCGGGCCCTCCTATGTGCCGCAGCCGGGAGTCCTCCCCGACGAGAAGATCGCCGCGGCAGAAGAAGCCGAAGCCGAGAAGAAGCGAGCCGAAGCGAAGAGAGTCGCCGGCGCCGTCGACGAGACGGAAGCCGACGGCGCATCGGACGCGCCCGGGAATCAGCCGAAATCAGCGCCTGCGGCGAAGAGCACGGACACTGCGAAGGCCGAGGCAGACGACAGCATCGCCGAGGCGTCTCCCGACTCGGCAGAAGAGTCCGCAGTCGAGCCGACGACCGACGGCGCCGAGAAGGCGACCGGCGACGAGAAGGCGGGCGAGAAGACTTCGGCCGACGCGGACGCCGGTGCCGATGCTGCTGGCGGCACCGACGATGACGAGGCCTACGGTCAGCCGACCGTGCCCATCACCGACGAACCGCTCGATGCGGCAAAGCCGAGAACCGGCACCGAAACCGCCAGCAGCGAAGCCGCCGGCGCCGAAGCCGCCGGTGGCAAGACTGCCGGCGACAAGACTGCCGGTGACACGTCGGCCGACGGCGAGGAGCCGTCGACGACTGACGCCGAGGAACCGTCGACGACTGGTGCCGAGGCTGCTCCTGCAGTCGAGTCCGAGAAGAGCGCGCCGGCGATCGATGCTGCCGCAGGCACAACGCCCGATGCTGCGGCCACAACCCCCGGTGCTGCGGCCAAGGCCGATTCCGGCTCGGAGAAGGCCGATTCCGGCTCGGAGAAGTCCGAGTCCGACTCAGCTGCAGACGGCGAGGCGACAACAGCATCCGCGACCGGCGCCGACGGCGAGGACGTCGTTCCCGCCGCGCTCCAGGAGCCGATCACTCCGCTTCCCGACAGGAAGCCGCAGGAGGAGTTCCTCGTCATCGACGTCGACGGAGACCAGCAGGCCGTCGTCGATGCCGCCGTGTCCGGTCACTCCGTCGTCGTCGACACCCCGCCCGGAACCGGCGCCACCCAGGTCGCCGTCGCCGTGGCCACCACCCTGGCACACACCGGCAAGAGCGTGCTCTTCCTTGCGCAGACTTCCGATGCGCTCGACGATTTCTCCGCTCGCCTCGGCGAGGTCGGACTCTCCGACTTCGCCGTCGACACCCGCGCCGGCTCGGAAGACATCCGCAAGCAGCTCATCGGTCTCATCGCCTCGGCGGAGAAGTCCGAACGCCCCGACCTCTCCCGTCTGCTGACCGAACTCAACGAACAGCGCGCGACCCTTGCCGACCATGTCTCCTCCCTGCACCGCAGGCGCAAGCCGTGGGACGTCTCCGTCTACGAAACCATGCAGCACCTCGCCGAACTGACCTCCGGCGACAACTCCCCGCAGACGCCGGTGCGCTTCGACGACGACATCCTCGGCGCCAGCGACGACCGCCGGAACATCCTGCGGGGCAAGCTCGGCGAGCTCGCTCGACTCGGCGCATTCACCCTCGATGTCGAGGACACCGTGTGGTTCGGAGCCGACCTCAAATCCGTCGAGGAGGCCGAAGCCGCACGCACGGTGGCCGAACGCATCGGTCGGATGATCCCCGACCTCATCGCCGCGACCGAACCGGTGCTGCAGAAGGCGAAACTCAATCCGCGCCGCAATATCGACGACTGGTCCCGCGCCATCCGCGTGCTCCTGCGCGTGCGCAAGACGCTCGACAACTTCGCCCCCGACATCTACGACCACCGTCTCGACGACCTCATCGCCGCCACCGGCACACCCGAATACCGGGTCGAAGTCGGCGTCGAGATGGGCATGATGCAGCGTCGTCGACTGAAGAAGTCGGCCGCGGAGTTCCTCCGCCCGGGCGCCGAGGTGGCCGACCTCCACGAGGCCCTCATCGATGTCCGCGCCCAGCGAGTCATCCTCTCCGACCTCGCCGGGCACGACGGTCGCCCGCAGATTCCGCGCGGCGTCCTCGAAGCCGATGAGATCCTCCAGAGCGTCGAAGCAGATATGGCCAAGCTCGCTCCGATCCTCGAGACCACCCCGGACGGCGGCGACCTCGGTTCGATGCTTATCGAGGAGCTTCAGGCACGTGCCGAAGCGATGGGCAGCGATTCGGAGAACCTCGCCGAACTGCCCGAACGTTCCCGCCTGCAGCGTGAGCTCGACGGTGAGGGCCTCGGCGACCTCATGGCCGATCTGCGCCGGCGAAAGGTCGACGAAGCACTCGTCGGCCCAGAATTCGACCTCGCCTACTGGGCCTCCGTGCTGCAGACCATGGCCGGCGAAGATCCCGCGATCGGTCGCCATGACGGTGCCGCTCTCCACCAGGTGGCCGAAGGCTTCCGCGAGAACGACCGCGCCTTCGTCGCCGCCGGTGCCTCCCGCCTGCGCTATAACCATGCACAGGCATGGAAACGCGGAATCGACTCCGACCCCATCGCCGCCGGAGTCATCAAACAGGAGCTTCTGTCGAAGCACACCTCGGTCAACCGGATCTCCACTCAGGCACCCGAACTGCTGACGACTCTGGCACCGGTGTGGATGGGCAGCCCGTACACGGTGCCCGAACTCTTCTCCGCCCTGCCGCTCTTCGACGCGGTCGTCATCGCCGACGCCGGACGACTGTCGGTCGCCGATGTCGTTCCCGGAATCACCCGCGCCCGCCAGGTCATCTCGCTCGGCGACTCCCGGCTGCTCGGACCGCGCCCGTTCTCGGTCGCCGTCGATCGGTTCGGCATGGACGATGGGAAACATCCACGATCGGTGCAGGACCGCCTCGGCGAGTTCCTGCCGCGGATGCGGCTGTCGAATTCCTATCGACTGTCCCCGGTCGGGCTCATCGACCTGGCCAACCGGCATTTCTACGATTCGACGATTTCGACGCTGCCGACCGCGCACACCGGTGAGGGCAGCGGCCTCGAATTCTCCTATGTCGCCGACGGCCGAGGTCCCACGGACATCGGCACCGGTCGGGTCGAGAGTCCTGACGCCGAGGTCAAACGGGTCGTCGACCTGGTGCTCAAGCACGCGCGGAACCGGTCGCGAGAGTCGCTGGCCGTCGTCGCGCTCACCCCGCATCACGCTCAGCGGGTGGCCACGGCGATCTCACGGGCGATGAAGGATCTGCCGTATGTGGCGGCGTTCTTCAACGACTCGACGAAGGAGCCGTTCGTCGTCACCGACGCCGAGCGCGTTCAGGGCATGTCGCGCGATGCCGTGATCTTCACCCTCGGCTTCGGCCGCACCGTCCACGGTCGCGTCATCCACGACTTCGGACCGCTGTCCGGGCCGGACGGGCGACGCATCCTCGCAGCCACGATGACGCGAGCCCGGAAGCGGCTGACGCTGGTCTCGAGCATCGAGGCCGAGGACTTCGACCGCAGCAAACTCAACGGGGGAGCGGTCATGCTGCCGCGTCTGCTCGAAGAGATCGCGACCGGCGGCGTCCACCAGCCCGGGCCGCACGGCGAGATCTACGATCCGCTGATGGGCGACATCGCCGATCGGCTGCTGCAGCTCGGCGTCGTCGCGCACGAGCATTACAACGGCATCGATCTGGCCGTGGCGAACTCGACCGAGGATGAGCACGGAATGATCATCGCCGTCGCCGGCGACGGACCCGAATACGCTTCGATGCGCAGCCTGCGCCAACGCGACCGGGTGCTGCCCGAACAGCTGACCCGCCGCGGTTGGAAGTTCATGCGCGTATGGTCCACCGATGCGTTCGTCGACCCGCAGACCGAGACCGAGAAGATCTTCGAGGCCTGGCGAGCGACCGTGGAGACGATGAGCCCGCAGGCCGTGCTCAATGCGGCACGCGCCGCCTCGGTGGTCGTCGGCCGTACCGGCAGCCGCCCGAAGCTCGTGCCCGGTCTGCCGATGCACAAGTACTCCGCCGAAGGCCTCGACCAGATGATCGACTGGATCCAGTCGGATGCGGTGGTCCGCGGCGACGGCGAGATCAAGGATCTGCTGCGCACCGCTCTGGCTCAGAAGGGCAATTCGAGCCGAGGCGACTCCCAGCTGCAGGCCGCCGTGGATCGGTACCGCGAACGCCATGCTCAGGCGAAGAAGGTCACGGGCGCTGAGGTGTTCATCCCGCGGTCGAACTCCGCCGGGCCCGTCGAAGACGACATCCTGCCGACCTTCGACACCGGCAAGATCCGTGCCGATGAGCTCCGGTCGGCCGGACTCGTCCAGACCGCAAGCAACGACCAGGTCCCCGAGGCGGCCGATGACTCCGCCAGCACCGAATCCGTTGGTGCGGGGGCCGACGGCACCGATGACAACGGCGCTGGTTCGGCTGAGACCGAGCGTGGCGGGGCCGCCTCGGCGAAGTCGGGGCCGAAGAACGACGATGCCTGA
- a CDS encoding universal stress protein encodes MSEQDRPQNPDPAPAGETEAVIVGIDGSPPSRNALAWAIQEARSLDRPIRLVGAYTIPSVAAAAIDVSYVPIDDSSIRAAVTNTLKEAAAEVKAAGVPVEAVIEIGDAAGVLIDESKTGCLTVVGSRGRGGFAGRLLGTVSSALPAHSACPTVVVPACWDNQAERPAHPTSSRPIRQDGVEVETHDPDAESIDGLRFDGKVVVGVDSLGAESPALWKAARLAVRRGSPLHIVAVITTTVIGPEWLPSTADLERLVNEGADKLVVAKQRLAEEFPDLDVTWTLFDGQPAEVLVRASDTAEVLVIGSRGRGGFAGLLLGSTSQSVLPYSQCPTMVVRVARDHGRRKHNEAPPEPGL; translated from the coding sequence ATGAGTGAGCAGGATCGCCCCCAGAATCCCGACCCGGCCCCGGCCGGCGAGACCGAAGCCGTCATCGTCGGAATCGATGGTTCTCCGCCGAGCCGCAACGCCCTGGCCTGGGCGATCCAGGAAGCACGCTCCTTAGACCGCCCGATCCGCCTCGTCGGTGCCTACACGATCCCGAGCGTGGCGGCTGCCGCCATCGACGTGTCCTATGTGCCCATCGACGACAGTTCGATCCGTGCGGCCGTGACGAATACGCTCAAGGAGGCGGCTGCCGAGGTCAAGGCGGCCGGAGTCCCCGTCGAAGCCGTCATCGAGATCGGCGATGCCGCCGGCGTGCTCATCGACGAATCGAAGACCGGCTGCCTCACCGTCGTCGGGTCCCGCGGTCGCGGCGGTTTCGCCGGTCGTCTCCTCGGGACGGTCTCGAGCGCACTGCCTGCGCACTCGGCGTGTCCGACGGTGGTCGTCCCCGCGTGCTGGGACAACCAGGCCGAGCGTCCCGCGCATCCGACCTCGTCACGGCCGATCCGGCAGGACGGCGTCGAGGTCGAAACCCATGACCCCGATGCCGAGTCGATCGACGGTCTGCGCTTCGACGGCAAGGTCGTCGTCGGCGTCGACTCCCTCGGTGCCGAGTCCCCGGCGCTGTGGAAGGCCGCCCGCCTGGCCGTGCGCCGCGGTTCACCGCTGCACATCGTCGCCGTGATCACCACGACGGTCATCGGCCCCGAATGGCTGCCGAGCACCGCCGATCTCGAACGACTCGTCAACGAAGGGGCGGACAAACTCGTCGTCGCCAAACAGCGTCTGGCCGAGGAGTTCCCGGATCTCGACGTCACCTGGACGCTCTTCGACGGCCAACCCGCCGAGGTGCTCGTCCGAGCCTCCGACACAGCCGAAGTGCTCGTCATCGGATCGCGCGGACGCGGTGGATTCGCCGGTCTCCTGCTTGGTTCCACCTCGCAGTCGGTGCTGCCGTACTCGCAATGCCCGACAATGGTCGTCCGCGTCGCCCGCGACCACGGTCGCCGCAAGCACAACGAGGCCCCGCCGGAGCCGGGGCTCTAG
- a CDS encoding HNH endonuclease has product MKTLVLNAGYEPLSIVPFTRAVVLVLTGKATVLAAEDIPVRSEHMSLDQPSVILLTRYVRPPSNRRVSLSRRGVLRRDGHRCAYCSKPAYTVDHVLPRSRGGANTWENLVACCRECNNRKGNRTLGEIGWKLSFLPQEPRLGQLWMRGIDKPVEKWRPFLEYSSAA; this is encoded by the coding sequence ATGAAGACTCTCGTGCTGAACGCCGGTTACGAACCGCTGTCGATCGTTCCGTTCACACGGGCCGTGGTGCTCGTGCTGACCGGAAAGGCGACAGTCCTGGCCGCAGAGGACATTCCGGTGAGATCCGAGCACATGAGTCTCGATCAGCCCTCCGTCATCCTGCTCACCCGCTATGTGCGCCCGCCGAGCAACCGTCGCGTCTCACTCTCCCGTCGGGGAGTCCTGCGCCGGGACGGCCACCGTTGCGCCTACTGCTCCAAACCGGCATACACCGTCGACCACGTGCTCCCACGCTCCCGTGGGGGAGCGAACACCTGGGAGAACCTCGTCGCCTGCTGCCGCGAATGCAACAACCGCAAAGGCAACCGTACCCTCGGTGAGATCGGATGGAAGCTCAGCTTCCTCCCGCAGGAGCCCCGCCTGGGGCAGCTGTGGATGCGTGGGATCGACAAACCCGTCGAGAAGTGGCGCCCGTTCCTCGAATACTCCAGCGCCGCCTGA
- a CDS encoding C40 family peptidase has product MATKQHGRRAADAKVKTPLTELTELLNANSGVFGRRAAVVAASGGLLTAAVMPAAGQGADDQNKVSAEAETTQKVDFENQTVTIGDDSNSKKDKKDDEKSDSFGVESKAITAEAAPKPEPKPEPAETSSADSDESAGTSDDTANSGSSDSGESDSKGAGSIDGSKAEQVLAWAAKGVGTPYVMGGTSQSGWDCSGYTSWVYSHVGVNLPRTSGAQKGAGQIVSQSEAKPGDLIWHPGHVGIYAGGGQMYDAGSPSSGTSKRSYSWMGNVTFIRVL; this is encoded by the coding sequence GTGGCAACTAAGCAGCATGGCCGCCGCGCCGCCGATGCCAAGGTCAAGACTCCACTGACCGAACTCACTGAACTTCTGAACGCCAATTCGGGCGTCTTCGGCCGTCGTGCAGCTGTTGTCGCTGCCAGCGGTGGTCTGCTGACCGCCGCAGTGATGCCGGCCGCCGGCCAGGGAGCCGACGACCAGAACAAGGTCTCCGCAGAAGCCGAGACCACCCAGAAGGTCGACTTCGAGAACCAGACCGTCACCATCGGCGACGACTCGAACAGCAAGAAGGACAAGAAGGACGACGAGAAGTCCGACTCCTTCGGCGTCGAGAGCAAGGCCATCACCGCCGAGGCTGCCCCGAAGCCCGAGCCCAAGCCCGAGCCTGCAGAAACCTCCTCCGCTGACTCCGATGAGTCGGCCGGAACCTCCGACGACACCGCCAACAGCGGATCGTCCGATTCGGGTGAGTCCGACTCCAAGGGTGCCGGATCCATCGACGGATCCAAGGCCGAGCAGGTCCTCGCCTGGGCGGCCAAGGGCGTCGGAACCCCCTACGTCATGGGTGGAACCAGCCAGAGCGGCTGGGACTGCTCCGGATACACCTCCTGGGTCTACAGCCACGTCGGCGTGAACCTGCCCCGCACCTCCGGTGCCCAGAAGGGTGCAGGCCAGATCGTCTCGCAGTCCGAAGCCAAGCCCGGTGACCTCATCTGGCACCCCGGCCACGTCGGCATCTACGCCGGTGGCGGACAGATGTACGATGCCGGTTCGCCGAGCTCGGGAACCTCGAAGCGCAGCTACAGCTGGATGGGCAACGTCACCTTCATCCGCGTTCTCTGA